The following proteins are encoded in a genomic region of Methanoculleus bourgensis MS2:
- a CDS encoding tRNA(Ile)(2)-agmatinylcytidine synthase produces MWIGIDDTDSPAGMCTTYIGAILVRRLARAGIRVVDARLVRLNPNVIHKTRGNAAVCIEAEGDADAAFALTCACVEELAEFDAAETNPGVVVSPIRPPPDFYYAALRDFCNVGEACAVLESVGARYRGYKNRRGLIGATAAVASDFLDRTYEVLAYRKQEMWGTPRKVDRESLFRAEEMTYPHTWDTVDRENDLVVCVPHTPDPVLFGIRGESPAWVREARSYLRSEEPACEQVYTTNQGTDAHLVPGKIGELREGRSYLVRGTVAGTPVTGPGGHVSLLLTDGDDEVRCMAYEPTKGFRDIVRALIPGDVVVVAGSYKGESLNLEKIGVSRLADAVRIRPPICPACAKRMTSAGTAKGYKCRVCGARTREPEIERLKRPIRPGWYEVPPSARRHLARPLVRGIPAWQQALCG; encoded by the coding sequence ATGTGGATCGGGATCGATGATACGGACTCCCCTGCCGGGATGTGCACGACCTATATCGGGGCGATCCTGGTGCGGCGGCTCGCGCGTGCAGGTATCCGTGTCGTTGACGCCCGGCTGGTCAGGCTGAACCCGAACGTCATCCATAAGACCCGGGGGAACGCGGCGGTCTGCATCGAGGCCGAGGGCGATGCTGATGCAGCGTTCGCACTCACCTGTGCGTGCGTGGAAGAACTCGCCGAGTTTGACGCCGCCGAGACCAACCCGGGGGTGGTGGTCTCCCCCATCCGACCGCCGCCTGACTTTTACTACGCGGCGCTCCGGGACTTCTGCAACGTGGGGGAGGCCTGCGCGGTGCTTGAGTCGGTCGGGGCCCGCTACCGGGGGTACAAGAACCGGAGGGGGCTTATCGGCGCGACGGCGGCGGTTGCAAGCGATTTTCTCGACCGGACATACGAGGTGCTTGCCTACCGGAAACAGGAGATGTGGGGCACCCCCCGGAAGGTGGACCGCGAGAGCCTCTTTCGCGCCGAGGAGATGACGTACCCCCATACCTGGGACACGGTGGACCGCGAGAACGATCTGGTGGTCTGTGTGCCCCATACCCCCGACCCGGTCCTCTTCGGCATCAGGGGGGAGAGCCCGGCATGGGTCAGGGAAGCGCGGTCGTATCTCCGCTCCGAGGAGCCGGCCTGTGAACAGGTCTACACCACCAACCAGGGGACGGACGCCCACCTGGTGCCGGGGAAGATCGGAGAACTCCGGGAGGGGCGGTCGTACCTGGTGCGGGGCACGGTCGCCGGAACCCCGGTTACCGGGCCCGGCGGCCATGTCTCGCTTCTCCTCACAGATGGCGATGACGAGGTCCGCTGTATGGCCTACGAGCCGACAAAGGGGTTCCGGGATATCGTGCGAGCCCTCATCCCGGGCGATGTGGTTGTCGTGGCCGGGAGTTACAAGGGAGAGAGCCTCAACCTCGAGAAGATCGGGGTCTCCCGTCTCGCCGATGCGGTCCGCATCCGCCCCCCGATCTGCCCTGCCTGCGCAAAGCGGATGACGAGCGCCGGGACCGCGAAAGGCTACAAATGCAGGGTCTGCGGGGCCCGGACACGGGAGCCCGAGATCGAGAGGCTCAAACGCCCAATCAGGCCCGGGTGGTATGAGGTGCCCCCAAGCGCCCGCAGGCATCTTGCACGGCCGCTTGTGCGCGGCATCCCTGCGTGGCAGCAGGCGCTCTGCGGCTGA